A stretch of Actinomadura rubteroloni DNA encodes these proteins:
- a CDS encoding aldo/keto reductase, giving the protein MKYTRLGRTGLKVSRLVLGTMNFGPVTHEADSHKIMDAALDAGVNFFDTANVYGWGENKGRTEEIIGTWFAQGGGRRDKTVLATKVYGDMGDDKSPWPNDGRLSALHIRRAAEASLKRLGTDRIDLYQFHHIDRTTPWDEIWQAIDVLVQQGKVLYAGSSNFPGWGIARANETAARRGSLGLVSEQCLYNLAERRAEMEVIPAAQEYGLGVIPWSPLHGGVLGGVLRKRAEGAAGRSASGRAVDALDDPATLDRVERYEALCADHGHDPGEVGLAWLLSRPGVTGPIVGPRTIGQFESGLRAVDLELSPEFLAALDEIFPGPGPAPEAFAW; this is encoded by the coding sequence ATGAAGTACACACGACTGGGACGCACGGGGCTGAAGGTCAGCCGGCTCGTGCTCGGCACCATGAACTTCGGCCCCGTGACCCACGAGGCGGACAGCCACAAGATCATGGACGCGGCGCTCGACGCGGGCGTGAACTTCTTCGACACCGCCAACGTGTACGGCTGGGGGGAGAACAAGGGCCGCACCGAGGAGATCATCGGGACCTGGTTCGCGCAGGGCGGCGGACGGCGCGACAAGACCGTCCTCGCGACCAAGGTCTACGGCGACATGGGCGACGACAAGTCGCCGTGGCCGAACGACGGACGGCTGTCGGCGCTGCACATCCGCCGGGCCGCCGAGGCGTCGCTGAAGCGGCTCGGCACCGACCGCATCGACCTGTACCAGTTCCACCACATCGACCGCACGACGCCGTGGGACGAGATCTGGCAGGCGATCGACGTCCTCGTCCAGCAGGGCAAGGTGCTGTACGCCGGATCGTCCAACTTCCCCGGCTGGGGCATCGCGCGGGCCAACGAGACCGCCGCGCGGCGCGGGTCGCTCGGCCTGGTCAGCGAGCAGTGCCTCTACAACCTGGCCGAGCGGCGCGCGGAGATGGAGGTGATCCCGGCCGCGCAAGAGTACGGGCTCGGCGTCATCCCGTGGTCGCCGCTGCACGGCGGCGTCCTCGGCGGCGTGCTGCGCAAGCGGGCCGAGGGCGCGGCGGGCCGGTCGGCGTCCGGCCGGGCCGTGGACGCCCTGGACGACCCGGCGACGCTCGACCGCGTCGAGCGGTACGAGGCGCTGTGCGCCGACCACGGGCACGACCCCGGCGAGGTCGGGCTGGCGTGGCTGCTGTCGCGCCCGGGTGTGACCGGGCCGATCGTCGGGCCGCGCACGATCGGGCAGTTCGAGTCGGGCCTGCGCGCGGTGGACCTGGAGCTGTCCCCGGAGTTCCTCGCCGCGCTGGACGAGATCTTCCCCGGCCCCGGCCCCGCGCCGGAGGCGTTCGCCTGGTGA
- the trxA gene encoding thioredoxin, whose product MATVELTRDTFDATLDDGMVLVDFWASWCGPCRAFAPVYDRVSDKHPDVTFAKVDTEAEPELSAAFEISSIPTLLIVRDKVVLYAEPGALPEQALEDLIEQAKALDMDEVRKKIAEQG is encoded by the coding sequence ATGGCCACCGTGGAGCTGACCCGGGACACCTTCGACGCGACCCTGGACGACGGCATGGTCCTCGTCGACTTCTGGGCGTCCTGGTGCGGGCCGTGCCGGGCGTTCGCGCCGGTGTACGACCGCGTCTCCGACAAGCACCCGGACGTGACGTTCGCCAAGGTCGACACCGAGGCCGAGCCGGAGCTGTCGGCCGCGTTCGAGATCAGCTCGATCCCGACGCTGCTGATCGTCCGCGACAAGGTCGTCCTGTACGCCGAGCCGGGCGCGCTGCCCGAGCAGGCCCTCGAAGACCTCATCGAGCAGGCCAAGGCCCTCGACATGGACGAGGTCCGCAAGAAGATCGCCGAGCAGGGCTGA
- a CDS encoding NADP-dependent succinic semialdehyde dehydrogenase, giving the protein MAIATADPATGHVEKTFDAMSEQEIDRALDRAATAFRAYRRTSFADRERWMNAAAELLDARADHIAAIMTTEMGKTLKAARAEAHKCAAALRYYAAHAEGFLADREADAPAVGARRAFVRYEPLGPVLAVMPWNFPLWQVIRFAAPSLMAGNVGLLKHASNVPQTALFLEDLFLRAGFPEGVFQTLLVESSAVDRIVRDPRVRAATLTGSERAGRAVASAAADEVKPAVLELGGSDPFIVMPSADVERAAGVAAVSRCLNNGQSCISAKRFIVAEDVADEFQEAFVAEMSAQRVGDPRDPETDVGPLVDEKARAGVEALVADAVERGATVLCGGTRPDGPGWYYPPTVVADVTPDMRMFHEEVFAPVASLFRVADADAAIDLANATGFGLGSNVWTGDAAERDRFVRELEAGQVFVNGMTTSYPELPFGGVKRSGYGRELSDPGIHAFCNAKTVWIG; this is encoded by the coding sequence ATGGCCATCGCCACCGCCGACCCGGCCACCGGGCACGTGGAGAAGACCTTCGACGCGATGTCGGAGCAGGAGATCGACCGGGCGCTGGACCGCGCCGCGACGGCGTTCCGCGCCTACCGGCGGACGTCGTTCGCCGACCGGGAGCGCTGGATGAACGCCGCCGCCGAACTGCTGGACGCGCGGGCCGACCACATCGCCGCGATCATGACGACGGAGATGGGCAAGACGCTCAAGGCCGCCCGCGCCGAGGCGCACAAGTGCGCGGCGGCGCTGCGGTACTACGCCGCGCACGCCGAGGGGTTCCTCGCCGACCGGGAGGCCGACGCGCCCGCCGTGGGGGCGCGGCGCGCGTTCGTCCGGTACGAGCCGCTCGGGCCCGTGCTGGCCGTCATGCCGTGGAACTTCCCGCTCTGGCAGGTGATCCGGTTCGCGGCGCCGTCGCTGATGGCGGGGAACGTCGGGCTGCTCAAGCACGCGTCGAACGTCCCGCAGACGGCGCTGTTCCTGGAGGACCTGTTCCTGCGCGCCGGGTTCCCCGAGGGCGTGTTCCAGACGCTGCTGGTGGAGTCGTCGGCCGTGGACCGGATCGTCCGTGACCCGCGCGTGCGCGCCGCGACGCTGACCGGCAGCGAGCGCGCGGGCCGGGCCGTCGCGAGCGCCGCCGCCGACGAGGTCAAGCCGGCCGTGCTGGAACTCGGCGGCAGCGACCCGTTCATCGTCATGCCGTCGGCGGACGTCGAGCGCGCCGCCGGGGTCGCCGCCGTGTCCCGCTGCCTCAACAACGGGCAGAGCTGCATCTCGGCGAAGCGGTTCATCGTCGCCGAGGACGTCGCGGACGAGTTCCAGGAGGCGTTCGTCGCGGAGATGTCGGCGCAGCGCGTCGGCGACCCGCGCGACCCGGAGACCGACGTCGGCCCGCTGGTGGACGAGAAGGCCCGCGCGGGCGTGGAGGCCCTGGTCGCCGACGCCGTCGAGCGGGGCGCGACCGTGCTGTGCGGCGGGACGCGCCCGGACGGGCCCGGCTGGTACTACCCGCCGACCGTCGTCGCGGACGTGACGCCCGACATGCGGATGTTCCACGAAGAGGTGTTCGCGCCCGTCGCATCGCTGTTCCGCGTCGCGGACGCCGACGCCGCCATCGACCTCGCCAACGCCACCGGATTCGGCCTCGGCTCGAACGTGTGGACCGGGGACGCCGCCGAACGCGACCGGTTCGTCCGGGAGCTGGAGGCGGGCCAGGTGTTCGTCAACGGGATGACGACGTCCTACCCCGAGCTGCCGTTCGGCGGCGTGAAGCGGTCCGGGTACGGGCGGGAGCTGTCCGATCCGGGGATCCACGCGTTCTGCAACGCCAAGACCGTCTGGATCGGCTGA
- a CDS encoding lactonase family protein, which yields MDAEWLWAGCYTGDQGDGDGVYLLRRRGDGTLEDPVLTAGAQNPSWLAVHPRHTVLYAVGENDPGAVSVYVEETDGLLLAGTRELPAEPCHLAVAPDGRTLLAACYAGGAVAAIPLAPDGTFAGDPDIAVCSGSGPKTDRQDGAHPHSVAWAPDGTVLAADLGADVLRAFRADGGRLLPVGEARVPAGYGPRHLAVHPAGFVYVICELEPRLLVLTPRASYADLAVTAESPATAADPGADALGSGIALGADGTFAYTTTRGPDVLTAHRVADGGAVLAPVADVPTGGSWPRDLHVDDPWVHVANERGGGVTTFRLGADGVPVPKGTAAAVPTPVCLVGAPGFS from the coding sequence ATGGACGCCGAATGGCTGTGGGCGGGCTGCTACACCGGGGACCAGGGCGACGGGGACGGCGTCTACCTGCTGCGTCGCCGTGGCGACGGCACGCTGGAGGACCCCGTGCTGACGGCGGGCGCGCAGAACCCGTCGTGGCTGGCCGTCCATCCGCGCCACACGGTGCTGTACGCGGTCGGCGAGAACGATCCGGGCGCGGTGTCGGTCTATGTCGAGGAGACCGACGGGCTGCTGCTGGCGGGGACCCGCGAGCTGCCCGCCGAGCCGTGCCATCTGGCCGTGGCGCCGGACGGGCGCACGCTGCTCGCGGCCTGCTACGCCGGCGGGGCCGTCGCGGCGATCCCGCTGGCGCCCGACGGCACGTTCGCCGGGGACCCCGACATCGCGGTCTGCTCGGGTTCCGGCCCGAAGACCGACCGGCAGGACGGCGCGCATCCGCACTCCGTCGCGTGGGCGCCCGACGGGACCGTCCTCGCGGCCGACCTCGGCGCCGACGTGCTCCGCGCGTTCCGCGCCGACGGCGGCCGGCTGCTGCCGGTGGGCGAGGCGCGGGTGCCCGCCGGGTACGGGCCGCGCCACCTGGCCGTCCACCCGGCCGGGTTCGTGTACGTGATCTGCGAGCTGGAGCCCCGGCTGCTCGTGCTGACGCCCCGCGCGTCCTACGCCGACCTCGCGGTCACGGCCGAGTCGCCCGCCACCGCCGCCGACCCGGGCGCGGACGCGCTCGGGTCGGGCATCGCGCTCGGCGCCGACGGGACGTTCGCCTACACGACGACGCGCGGCCCCGACGTCCTCACCGCGCACCGGGTCGCCGACGGCGGCGCCGTCCTCGCGCCCGTGGCCGACGTGCCGACGGGCGGCTCCTGGCCCCGCGACCTCCATGTCGACGACCCGTGGGTGCACGTCGCCAACGAGCGCGGCGGCGGGGTGACGACGTTCCGGCTCGGCGCGGACGGCGTCCCGGTCCCCAAGGGCACGGCGGCGGCCGTCCCGACGCCCGTCTGCCTCGTCGGCGCGCCGGGTTTCTCCTAG
- the pgi gene encoding glucose-6-phosphate isomerase, with the protein MADITGSAEWSALAAHHDEIAGTSLRELFAADPGRAEAMTITAGDLALDCSKHRATAETLRLLTLLADRAGLRDRIEAMFSGAHVNVSEDRAVLHTALRLPPGSALTVDGQDVAGDVHAVLDRMAVFSERVRSGEWRGHTGETITTVVNIGIGGSDLGPAMAYEALRDYADLPGRPGERIAARFVSNVDPADITGVLAEADPARTLFVVSSKTFGTLETLTNARVARDWLVGRLGDEKAVARHFVAVSTNADRVADFGIDTGNMFGFWDWVGGRYSFDGAIGLSLMIAIGGERFREMLAGFHTIDEHFRTAPFEVNAPVVLGLLGVWYNDFFGAETRAVLPYSQRLARFPAYLQQLTMESNGKSVRADGTPVAAATGEIFWGEPGTNGQHAFYQLLHQGTRLVPADFIGFAEPFEDAAAGGPGMHDLLTANLLAQTSALAFGKTAAEIAAEGTPAAIVPHKVMPGNRPSTTILAPKLTPATLGQLVALYEHVVFVEGVIWGIDSFDQWGVELGKVMANDLVPALTSDAPPAELPDPSTAALVRRYRALRGRAV; encoded by the coding sequence ATGGCTGACATCACCGGCTCGGCGGAATGGTCCGCCCTGGCCGCGCACCACGACGAGATCGCCGGCACGAGCCTGCGGGAGCTGTTCGCCGCCGATCCGGGCCGGGCCGAAGCCATGACGATCACCGCGGGCGACCTCGCGCTCGACTGCTCCAAGCACCGCGCCACCGCCGAGACCCTGCGGCTGCTGACCCTGCTGGCCGACCGCGCCGGGCTGCGCGACCGCATCGAGGCGATGTTCAGCGGCGCGCACGTCAACGTCAGCGAGGACCGCGCCGTCCTGCACACCGCGCTGCGCCTCCCGCCCGGGTCGGCGCTGACGGTGGACGGCCAGGACGTGGCGGGCGACGTCCACGCCGTCCTGGACCGGATGGCCGTGTTCAGCGAACGCGTCCGGTCGGGGGAGTGGCGCGGCCACACCGGCGAGACGATCACGACGGTCGTCAACATCGGCATCGGCGGCTCCGACCTCGGCCCCGCGATGGCCTACGAGGCGCTGCGCGACTACGCCGACCTGCCCGGACGGCCCGGCGAGCGCATCGCGGCCCGGTTCGTCTCCAACGTGGACCCGGCCGACATCACCGGCGTCCTCGCCGAGGCCGACCCGGCGCGGACGCTGTTCGTCGTCAGCTCCAAGACGTTCGGGACGCTGGAGACCCTCACCAACGCCCGCGTCGCCCGCGACTGGCTCGTCGGACGCCTCGGCGACGAGAAGGCCGTCGCGCGGCACTTCGTCGCCGTGTCCACCAACGCCGACCGCGTCGCCGACTTCGGCATCGACACCGGCAACATGTTCGGCTTCTGGGACTGGGTCGGCGGACGCTACTCCTTCGACGGCGCCATCGGCCTCTCCCTGATGATCGCCATCGGCGGCGAGCGGTTCCGGGAGATGCTCGCCGGGTTCCACACGATCGACGAGCACTTCCGCACCGCGCCGTTCGAGGTCAACGCGCCGGTCGTGCTGGGCCTGCTCGGCGTCTGGTACAACGACTTCTTCGGCGCCGAGACCCGCGCCGTCCTGCCCTACAGCCAGCGCCTCGCGCGGTTCCCCGCCTACCTCCAGCAGCTCACGATGGAATCCAACGGCAAGTCCGTCCGCGCGGACGGCACGCCCGTCGCGGCGGCCACCGGGGAGATCTTCTGGGGCGAGCCGGGCACCAACGGCCAGCACGCCTTCTACCAGCTCCTGCACCAGGGGACCCGGCTCGTCCCGGCCGACTTCATCGGGTTCGCCGAGCCGTTCGAGGACGCGGCGGCCGGCGGCCCCGGCATGCACGACCTGCTCACCGCGAACCTGCTGGCCCAGACGTCCGCGCTGGCGTTCGGGAAGACCGCCGCCGAGATCGCCGCCGAGGGGACGCCCGCCGCGATCGTCCCGCACAAGGTCATGCCGGGGAACCGGCCGTCCACCACGATCCTCGCCCCGAAGCTGACGCCCGCGACCCTCGGGCAGCTCGTCGCGCTGTACGAGCACGTCGTGTTCGTGGAGGGCGTGATCTGGGGGATCGACTCCTTCGACCAGTGGGGCGTCGAACTCGGCAAGGTCATGGCCAACGACCTCGTGCCCGCGCTGACGTCCGACGCGCCCCCGGCGGAACTGCCCGACCCGTCCACGGCCGCGCTCGTCCGCCGCTACCGCGCGCTGCGCGGACGCGCCGTCTGA
- a CDS encoding EF-hand domain-containing protein encodes MTTKPTEDDLLAVFSRADLGGDEKLDLMEFSLVLDLLGLSWNKAQVQHRFELADFDRDGFISFAEFGELLRTQGWTTQGAAAAHG; translated from the coding sequence ATGACCACCAAGCCGACCGAGGACGACCTTCTCGCCGTGTTCTCGCGCGCGGACCTCGGCGGTGACGAAAAGCTCGATCTGATGGAGTTCTCCCTGGTCCTGGACTTGCTGGGACTGTCCTGGAACAAGGCCCAGGTGCAACACCGGTTCGAGCTGGCCGACTTCGACCGTGACGGTTTCATCTCCTTTGCAGAGTTCGGCGAACTGCTGCGCACGCAGGGCTGGACGACGCAGGGCGCGGCCGCCGCGCACGGCTGA
- a CDS encoding AraC family transcriptional regulator produces MDATATVDEPGTDALADLLDGPRARGAFLLRATFTPPWSVLVRDRAPLTLMALTHGEAWLTGSDGAALRLRPGDVAIARGPDAYTVGGDPATPVQAVIHPGQRCTTPDGESLTERMTFGFRAWGNDPDGSTVLLIGTYGLRGAVTGRLLAALPPLLVLPGDAAGAFAAPLAALLDAEIRRDEPGQDVVLDRLLDVVLIAVLRAWFARPGAAPPGWYRAHGDPVVGPALRLLHADPSRPWTVAELAARAGASRAAFARRFAGLVGEPPMAYLTGLRLAQAADLLRETDATLEAVARRVGYGTPFALSTAFKRAHGVSPQEYRTGSVPD; encoded by the coding sequence ATGGACGCGACGGCCACCGTGGACGAGCCGGGCACCGACGCGCTCGCCGACCTCCTCGACGGCCCGCGCGCCCGTGGAGCGTTCCTGCTGCGGGCGACGTTCACGCCGCCGTGGTCGGTGCTCGTCCGCGACCGCGCGCCGCTCACGCTGATGGCGCTGACGCACGGCGAGGCGTGGCTGACCGGCTCCGACGGCGCGGCGCTGCGGCTGCGGCCCGGGGACGTCGCGATCGCGCGCGGCCCCGACGCCTACACCGTCGGCGGCGACCCGGCGACGCCCGTCCAGGCGGTCATCCACCCGGGGCAGCGCTGCACGACGCCGGACGGCGAGTCCCTCACCGAGCGGATGACGTTCGGGTTCCGCGCCTGGGGCAACGACCCGGACGGCTCGACCGTGCTGCTCATCGGCACCTACGGGCTGCGCGGCGCGGTCACCGGGCGGCTGCTCGCCGCGCTGCCGCCGCTGCTCGTCCTGCCCGGCGACGCCGCGGGCGCGTTCGCGGCGCCGCTCGCCGCGCTGCTTGACGCCGAGATCCGCCGGGACGAACCGGGCCAGGACGTCGTCCTGGACCGGCTGCTGGACGTCGTCCTCATCGCGGTGCTGCGCGCCTGGTTCGCCCGGCCCGGCGCCGCGCCCCCCGGCTGGTACCGGGCGCACGGCGACCCGGTGGTCGGCCCGGCGCTGCGGCTGCTGCACGCCGACCCGTCCCGGCCCTGGACGGTCGCCGAACTGGCGGCGCGGGCCGGTGCCTCGCGCGCCGCGTTCGCCCGCCGGTTCGCCGGGCTCGTCGGCGAGCCGCCGATGGCGTACCTGACGGGGCTGCGGCTCGCGCAGGCGGCGGACCTGCTGCGCGAGACCGACGCGACGCTGGAGGCGGTGGCGCGGCGCGTGGGCTACGGGACGCCGTTCGCGCTGAGCACCGCGTTCAAACGCGCGCACGGCGTCAGCCCGCAGGAGTACCGGACGGGTTCCGTCCCCGATTAA
- a CDS encoding anthrone oxygenase family protein, with translation MRTALAALPGALALLMSAAMAGTFFGFSVGVMPGLGASPGAAAITAMQGINQRIQNPLFLAAFMLAPVAAAAAGAVLWSMDRKTAALLFFASAAVYVAGVFLPTVAVNVPMNDALARLHAPVADAAREWDRYSGRWTAWNHVRTLFGGAATALAAAAFWAWNR, from the coding sequence ATGCGCACGGCACTCGCCGCGCTCCCCGGCGCCCTGGCGCTGCTCATGTCCGCCGCGATGGCGGGGACGTTCTTCGGATTCTCGGTCGGCGTCATGCCGGGCCTGGGCGCGTCCCCGGGCGCGGCGGCGATCACCGCGATGCAGGGGATCAACCAGCGCATCCAGAACCCGCTGTTCCTCGCCGCGTTCATGCTGGCGCCGGTCGCCGCCGCCGCGGCCGGGGCCGTCCTGTGGTCGATGGACCGCAAGACGGCCGCGCTGCTGTTCTTCGCGTCGGCGGCCGTCTACGTGGCCGGAGTGTTCCTGCCGACGGTCGCCGTCAACGTGCCGATGAACGACGCGCTGGCCCGGCTGCACGCCCCGGTCGCCGACGCCGCCCGCGAATGGGACCGCTACTCCGGCCGCTGGACGGCCTGGAACCACGTCCGCACGCTGTTCGGCGGCGCGGCGACCGCGCTGGCCGCCGCCGCGTTCTGGGCCTGGAACCGCTGA
- the thiC gene encoding phosphomethylpyrimidine synthase ThiC — translation MTNDNESNTSAKPPARKTYLQGSRPDLRVPMREVPLSDGSAVVLYDTSGPYTDPSFEADPRRGLPPLRAEWIEERGDTEEYTGRTVRPEDDGRRPGRDADATAFPARRPRRAAGGAVTQRAYARRGIVTPEMEYVALREGVEPEFVRDELAAGRAVLPANVNHPEIEPMIIGRNFLVKVNANIGTSAVASSVEDEVAKMTWATRWGADTVMDLSTGRDIHTTREWILRNSPVPIGTVPLYQALEKAGGDPAALTWELFRDTVVEQAEQGVDYMTIHAAVLLAHVPLTARRTTGIVSRGGSIMAAWCLAHHEENFLYTHFRELCEIFAAYDITWSLGDGLRPGSIADANDEAQFAELRTQGELTAIAAEYDTQVMNEGPGHVPMNKIKENVDLQREWCADAPFYTLGPLTTDIAPGYDHITSAIGAAMIGWYGTAMLCYVTPKEHLGLPDRDDVKAGVIAYKIAAHAADVAKGHPGAQAWDDALSRARFDFRWEDQFDLSLDPDTARAFHDATLPAPAAKSAHFCSMCGPHFCSMKITRDVRRFADERGLDPEAALAEGMKEKAAEFRSAGGRLHLPVAEA, via the coding sequence GTGACGAACGACAACGAGTCAAACACGTCCGCCAAGCCGCCCGCCCGCAAGACGTATCTGCAGGGGTCCCGTCCCGACCTGCGGGTGCCGATGCGGGAGGTGCCGTTGAGCGACGGCAGCGCGGTGGTGCTGTACGACACGTCCGGGCCGTACACCGATCCGTCGTTCGAGGCGGATCCGCGGCGGGGCCTCCCGCCGCTGCGGGCGGAGTGGATCGAGGAACGCGGGGACACCGAGGAGTACACGGGCCGGACGGTCCGGCCGGAGGACGACGGGCGCCGTCCCGGGCGGGACGCGGACGCGACGGCGTTCCCGGCCCGCCGGCCGCGCCGGGCGGCGGGCGGCGCGGTCACGCAGCGCGCCTACGCCCGGCGCGGGATCGTGACGCCGGAGATGGAGTACGTGGCGCTGCGCGAGGGCGTCGAGCCGGAGTTCGTCCGGGACGAACTGGCGGCCGGGCGCGCGGTGCTTCCCGCCAACGTCAACCATCCGGAGATCGAGCCGATGATCATCGGCCGGAACTTCCTGGTGAAGGTGAACGCCAACATCGGGACGTCGGCGGTCGCGTCGTCGGTCGAGGACGAGGTCGCCAAGATGACGTGGGCGACGCGGTGGGGCGCCGACACGGTGATGGACCTGTCCACCGGCCGCGACATCCACACGACGCGGGAGTGGATCCTGCGCAACTCGCCGGTCCCGATCGGGACCGTCCCGCTCTACCAGGCGCTGGAGAAGGCGGGCGGCGACCCGGCGGCGCTGACCTGGGAGCTGTTCCGCGACACGGTCGTCGAGCAGGCCGAGCAGGGCGTGGACTACATGACGATCCACGCGGCGGTGCTGCTCGCGCACGTCCCGCTGACGGCGCGCCGGACGACCGGGATCGTCTCGCGCGGCGGGTCGATCATGGCGGCGTGGTGCCTGGCGCACCATGAGGAGAACTTCCTCTACACGCACTTCCGCGAGCTGTGCGAGATCTTCGCGGCGTACGACATCACCTGGTCGCTCGGGGACGGGCTGCGGCCGGGGTCGATCGCCGACGCCAACGACGAGGCGCAGTTCGCCGAGCTGCGCACGCAGGGCGAGCTGACGGCGATCGCGGCCGAGTACGACACGCAGGTGATGAACGAGGGTCCCGGGCACGTCCCGATGAACAAGATCAAGGAGAACGTCGACCTCCAGCGGGAGTGGTGCGCGGACGCGCCGTTCTACACGCTCGGCCCGCTGACCACCGACATCGCGCCGGGCTACGACCACATCACCTCGGCGATCGGCGCCGCGATGATCGGCTGGTACGGCACCGCGATGCTCTGCTACGTCACGCCGAAGGAGCACCTCGGGCTGCCCGACCGCGACGACGTGAAGGCGGGCGTGATCGCCTACAAGATCGCCGCGCACGCCGCCGACGTCGCCAAGGGCCACCCGGGCGCGCAGGCGTGGGACGACGCGCTGTCGCGGGCGCGGTTCGACTTCCGGTGGGAGGACCAGTTCGACCTGTCGCTGGACCCCGACACCGCGCGGGCCTTCCACGACGCGACGCTGCCCGCCCCGGCGGCGAAGTCCGCGCACTTCTGCTCGATGTGCGGGCCGCACTTCTGCTCCATGAAGATCACCCGCGACGTGCGGCGGTTCGCCGACGAGCGCGGGCTCGACCCCGAGGCGGCCCTGGCCGAGGGGATGAAGGAGAAGGCGGCCGAGTTCCGGTCGGCGGGCGGGCGGCTGCACCTGCCCGTCGCCGAGGCGTGA
- a CDS encoding adenosine deaminase, whose product MTVPVPKAELHLHIEGTLEPEAALACAARNGVELPFASADALRAAYSFTDLASFLDLYYALMAVLRTERDFTELADAYLARAAAQGVRHAEIFFDPQAHLARGVALATVLDGLGAALAAAPARHGITTRLIMCFLRDRPAAEALEVFEAARPWFGTLVTGVGLDSAEVGNPPAPFAEVFGRARDAGLRRVAHAGEEGPPAYVREVLDVLGAERVDHGIRSLEDPELVARLVRERVPLTVCPLSNVRLRCVPDLAAHPLPRMLDAGLLVTVNSDDPSYFGGYIEDNYAALGLDDETSRLLAANSFRAAFLPEDERAAHLRAVAAHRFG is encoded by the coding sequence GTGACCGTCCCCGTCCCGAAGGCGGAGCTGCACCTGCACATCGAGGGGACGCTGGAGCCGGAGGCGGCGCTGGCCTGCGCGGCGCGCAACGGCGTGGAGCTGCCGTTCGCGTCGGCGGACGCGCTGCGCGCCGCGTACTCCTTCACCGACCTGGCGTCGTTCCTGGACCTCTACTACGCGCTCATGGCGGTGCTGCGCACCGAACGGGACTTCACCGAGCTGGCCGACGCGTACCTGGCGCGGGCGGCGGCGCAGGGCGTCCGGCACGCGGAGATCTTCTTCGACCCGCAGGCGCACCTGGCGCGCGGTGTGGCGTTGGCCACGGTGCTGGACGGGCTCGGCGCGGCGCTGGCGGCGGCGCCCGCGCGGCACGGGATCACGACGCGGCTCATCATGTGCTTCCTGCGGGACCGTCCCGCCGCCGAGGCGCTGGAGGTGTTCGAGGCGGCGCGGCCGTGGTTCGGGACGCTCGTCACCGGCGTCGGGCTGGACTCCGCCGAGGTCGGCAACCCGCCCGCGCCGTTCGCCGAGGTGTTCGGGCGGGCGCGGGATGCGGGGCTGCGCCGCGTCGCGCACGCGGGCGAGGAGGGGCCGCCGGCGTACGTGCGGGAGGTCCTGGACGTCCTCGGCGCCGAGCGCGTCGACCACGGCATCCGGTCGCTGGAGGACCCGGAGCTGGTGGCGCGGCTGGTGCGCGAGCGGGTGCCGCTGACGGTGTGCCCGCTGTCGAACGTCCGGCTGCGCTGCGTCCCGGACCTGGCGGCGCACCCACTGCCCCGGATGCTGGACGCGGGTCTGCTCGTCACCGTGAACTCCGACGACCCGTCTTATTTCGGCGGATACATCGAGGACAACTACGCGGCGCTCGGGCTGGACGACGAGACGTCGCGCCTGCTCGCGGCCAACTCGTTCCGCGCGGCGTTCCTGCCCGAGGACGAGCGGGCGGCGCATCTGCGGGCCGTCGCCGCGCACCGCTTCGGCTGA